Below is a genomic region from Pseudomonas berkeleyensis.
TTGCGCCCTTGCGCCAGCACGTAGAGCACCAGGCACACCAGCACCGCGGCCATCAGCAGCATCGCCAGGGCGGCGCCGAACGGCCAGTTGCGAGCGGCGAGGAACTGCTGCTCGACCAGGCTGCCGATCATCAACACGCGCGCACCGCCGAGCAGTGACGGCACGATGAAGTTACCCAGGCTGGGGATGAACACGATGATCGAGCCGGCGGCGATGCCCGGCAGGGTGAGCGGGAAGATCACCTTCCAGAAGCTCTGCCAGCGGCTCGCGCCGAGGTCGGCCGAGGCTTCCAGCAGGCGCTTGTCGAGCTTCTCGACGCTGGCATAGACGGGCATGAACATGAACGGGATGAAGATGTAGGTCATGCCGATCAGCACCGCGGTCTCGGTGTAGATCAGCTCCACCGGGTTGTGGATGCCCAGCGCCAGCAGCGTGGTGTTGATCACCCCGCTGGGGCGCAGGATCAGCAGCCAGGCGTAGAGGCGCACGATCAGGCTGGTGAAGAACGGCAGGGTGATCAGGAACAGGCAGAAGTTGCGCATCCGCTCCGGCTGCCGCGCCACCCAGAAGGCCGCCGGGTAACACAGCGCCAGGGTCGCCAGCACGGTCAGCCCGGCCAGCTTGAACGAGCGCAGGATGATTTCCAGGTAGACCGGATCGAACTCCTCATTGGTGCCATCGGCCCAGCCCAGCACGCGGCCGAAGTTGTCCGGGTAGAAGCTCCACTCGACGCCGCCGTAGAGCCCCGGCTCGAGCAGGCTGTACACCGCCATGATGGCCAGCGGGGCCAGGAAGAATACGCCGATGATCAGCGTCACCGGGGTCAGCAGGCCGACCAGGCGCAGGCGCTCGCGCATTCGCATCAGGCACCTCCGGGGATCAGGTGCGCGGCCTCCAGGCCGTACCAGAGCTGCACGCTGTCGCCGCTGCGCAAGCGCTGCAGGCCTTGTTGCGCGGCGTCACGCAGCACCGCCTTGACCAGGCGGCCGTGGCTGGTGCGCAGCAGCAATTCGAAGTCCTTGCCGATGAACAGCAACTGCTCCAGGCGCCCTTCCAGCGCGGCGAAGCCTTCGCCGGGGCACTGCAGGTGGAACTGCTCGGGGCGCAGCATGAGCTGGGCGTACTGGCCAACGCGCAGGCCGGGGTGGCGCGCCTGCAACAGATCGCCCTGGCTGTCGAGCAGGTAGGCGATGCCGTCGTTGACCGAACCGACGTGCACGTCGAGCAGGTTGCTCTCGCCGATAAAACCGGCGACGAAGGCGTTGGCCGGGCGGTGGTAGATTTCTGCCGGGGCGCCGATCTGCTGGATATGGCCGCCATTGAGCACGACGATGCGGTCGCTCATGGTCAGCGCTTCTTCCTGGTCGTGGGTGACGAAGACGAAGGCGATGCCCAGTTCGTGCTGCAGGTTCTTCAGCTCGCGCTGCATGGCCTGGCGCAACTGGCGGTCGAGAGCCGACAGCGGTTCGTCGAGCAGCAGCAGCGCCGGGCGGTCGACGATGGCGCGGGCCAGCGCCACGCGCTGCTGCTGGCCACCGGAGAGCTGGCCGGGCTTGCGCCGCTCCATGCCGGCCAGGCCAACCATTTCCAGTGCTTCGCCAACACGCTGGCGCTTCTCTGCCTTGCCGACGCCACGCACGTCCAGCGCGTAGCCGACGTTGTCACCGATGCTCATGTGCGGGAACAGCGCGTAGCTCTGGAACACCGTGTGCACCGGCCGGCGGTGCGGCGGCACGTGGTTCATCGGCTGGCCCTGGATCAGCAGCTCGCCGCCATCGAGTTGCTCGAAGCCGCTGATGGTGCGCAGCAACGTGGTCTTGCCGCAGCCGGACGGCCCCAGCAGGGTGACGAATTCATTGCTGCCGACAGCCAGGTCGAGGCCGTCGAGGGCACGCACCAGGTGCCCTTCCGGCGCACGGTAGTGCTTCACCGCGCCACGGATCTCGACCACCGGCGCAGTTTTGGTGAAAGCGGTCATGGAGGACTCCACTGAATATTGGAGCGGTCGCGGCTGGAGCCCTGCCCACAGATTGCATGACTTGTGGGAGGGGCTTCAGCCGCGACCTAACTACACAGGCTGACTCAGTTGGCGGTACGCACCCGCGTCCACACCCGGTCGTACTGCTTCAGGCCCTTGCCCAGATCCTGGAAGATCTGCAGCTTGGCCATGACATCGGCCGGCGGGTTGACCTGCGGGTTGTCACGCAGCTCGGCCGGCAGCAGTTTCAGCGCTTCCTTGTTCGGCGTGCCGTTCATCTGCTGCGCGGTGTTCAGCGCGGCGATCTCCGGCTGCAGGAAGAAGCTCATGAAGCGCTTGGCGTTGGCCTTGTTCGGCGCGCTCTTGAGGACGCACATGTCCTCCTGGTACATGGTCGCGCCTTCCTTGGGGATGACGTAGGCGAGGTTCTGCGGGTCTTGCTTCACGTACATCATGGCGCCAACGAAATAGTGCGCGGCGGCGGCGTCGCCGGACTGCACCATCGGCACACTGTCGTAAGTGAATGCAGAGATCAGCGGCTTGCGTTCGATCAGCCAGTCGGCGGCCTGCTTGAGCTCGGCCGGGTCGGTGCTGTTGACCGACTTGCCGTCCTTGATCAGGCCGACGCCGAGGGTTTCGCGCATGTCGTCGAGCATGATCACCTTCTTGCCGGCCTTGGCCTCGGCGAAGAAATCGTCCCAGCTCTCGATCGGCTTGGAGACCTTGTTCTTGTTGTAGAAGATGCCCACGCTACCCCAGGCGTAGGGCATGCAGTACTCGCCCTTGGGGTCGGATTTCGAACGCAGGAAGGCGGGGTCGATGTTGGCGAAGGCGGCATCCTGGTTGATGTCGGTCTTCTCCAGCAGGCCGAGGGCGGCCATGGTGTCGTGCATGTGCACCGAAGGGAAGACGATGTCGTAGCCTTTGGCGCCGGCCTGCAGCTTGGCCAGCATCTCTTCGTTGCTGCCGTAGGTGTCGAGCGACACCTTGATGCCGGTCTCGGCGGTGAAACGGGTCAGCACCTCGGGGTTGATGTAGTCGCCCCAGTTGTACAGGCGCAGTTCTTCGGCGGCCTGGGCGGCGCCGGTGACGAGGCCGCTGCCAAGCGCGACGCACAGGGCGAGATGACGCAGTATGGGCATGTTCCTGTTCTCCACTGTTGTGGCCGCGCAGGGCGCGACATTTGCTTGTTGCGGCAGGAAGCGCGAGCGTCGACTGCGGAGCGGAAAGACTCTGGTGGCTTTCTTCACCCGGGTAACGGCCAATCGACATCTCTTTGCGTTACGGTTGCAGAGTAGAATATATTTCTTCCAAAGATCAATACTCTGACATTTAAATGTCAGAACGATTTGGCATGGCAGGGGAATCGGACATGCTCGATGGCAAGATGCAACACCTGGAAGGCAAGCTGACGCCGGCCGAGCGCACCCTGTGGGTCTACATCCAGGCCAACCTGGAAACCCTCGCTTTCGAGAACGGTGCCAGCCTGGCAGCCAAGAGCGGGGTCAGCCCCAACACGGTCAGCCGCTTTCTGCGCCGGCTCGGCTACAAGGGCCTGAAGAGCCTGAAAGACGAGCTGCGCGACGAAGTGCGCGTGCAGTCGTTGCTCAACCCGGCGCTGATCGAGCGGGTAGAACAACCGGAAGACCTGGTGGCCCACCTCAACGAGGAAGTCGAAGCCCTGCGCGCCTTCGCCGAACTACTCGGCAGCCAGCACTGGCGCGACATCGTGGCGCGTGTGGGGGATGCCGAGCGTGTGTTCGTCTGTGGCTTCCAGACCATTCGCGGGCTGGCCGAGGACTTCGCCAACCGCCTGGCGCTGGTGCGCTCGGGCGTGGAGTTTCTCGACCTCTACAGCGGCGTACTCGGCCAGTGGCTGGACAGCCACAACCAGCGCTGTTGCGTGATCCTCATCGACATCGCACCCTACGCCGATGCCGGCATCGCCTTCGCCAACAACTGCCTGAAGCAGAACACCGACCTGGTGGTGTTCACCGACGAATACGGCATCGCCAAACATATCGACACGCCATACATCGTCACCATGAAGACCAAGACCGGCTTGATCCTCGAATCCACCGGCGGCCTGACCAGCGCTCTGAACGTGCTGCTGCACTGCGTGGCCAGCGACCACAAGGATCAGCTCAAGGAGCGCCTCGGCGCCTACCGGGCGCGGGTCGAGAGCCTCAAGCTGTACCGCAGCTAGGGCCTGGCGGCGCCAGCGATAAGACGAATGCCAAGGCCCACCATGATCGCCCCCGCCAGCCGGTCGACCCACCCCTTGCAGCGCAGGTAGGCCCGGCGTGAGGCGCTGGCCGAGAGCAGCGTGGCAACGATGGCGTACCAGCCGAACTCGACCAGGAATACGCTCAGCAGCAAGCCCAGCGCCAATGTCCAGGACACGGCTCCCGGGAGAAAGGACGCGAACACGCTGGCATAGACGATGGCGGTCTTCGGGTTGCTGACCTGAGTGCTCAACCCCAGCAGGAAGGATTGCCGCAGCGGGCGGCGCGGCGCTTCGTCCGTGACCGCGAGCGCCAGGGGCTCGCGCGCACCACGAAATATGCGGTAGCCCAGGTAGGCCAGGTAGAGGCCGCCGAGCACCTTGAGCAGCAGGTAAGCCAGCGGCACGGCCTGGAACAACGCCTGCAGTCCGAGCAGCGCCGCCGTGGCGAACAGCAGCCCGCCCAGGCCCATGCCCAGTGCAGCCGCCAACGCATTGAGGCGCGAGATCGCCACCGCCTCTCTGGCGACCATCACGAAGCTCGGCCCGGGGCTGGCAGCGCCCAGTCCCAGTGCCACCACGATACCCACGAGCGCGATCATTTCCTGCATGGTTCACCTTCCGGTATTGAGTGAGGCAAGACTTTGCTACGACAAGGAAGCGTACCTGCCTCACGCTGGGAACATATCAAACGCTACCGAACCTGAGTTGTTCGCAACGGCCTCGTGACAGCATCAGCGCCAGGCCCGCGACCCAGAACACCGAAATACCATAGTTGATGCGCTGGTAAAGGCCGAACGAATACCCGGTCTCGACGGCCTGGGCCATCAGCACCACAGTGGCCACGGCCAGCAGGGTACAGGCGATGGAAAACAGGCCGAAGCCGCGTGAGCCCAGCAGGCGCTTGCTCAGGAAACCCCAGAGCAGGCTGGCCAGAGTCAGCGAGAGAAACATCACCAGCCCGGCCAGATTGTGCATCTGCTGCGAGAAGGACGGCTGCTCCGGCGCGCACCCCTGATCGCAGGCGAAGTAACCGGTGGCGAAACTGGCCAGGCCGTGGATGAGGATCAGCCCGGCACTGAACAGCGCCAGCCGCGAGCCACGCACCTGGCGCATCACCCCCACGGCAAACAGAACGAAGAACACGCCCAGGGGCAGATTGTTAACCCAGGCAGAGAAGCCCTGAGTGGGCGAGCCCTGTGCACCCAGTTGGCTCATCGCCTGATCGAGGTGGCTGTAGCCGGGATAGGCCAGCGCTGTCAGCAACACGCCAAAGAGCAGCCAGAACGGTATGAATACACCCAAGCCAAGCAGCACCCGATCGATGTTCTTCATTCGTCCCTGTTCCTTGTTGGCAGTGGGCATAGCGCCCTGAAGCAGACCGTGTGAAAACGTAGCGAGCGAAGGTCAGACAAGGCAAAAAACGGCGAAAAAGCGCAGTTTACGAGCTGTAAATGAGCATTTTGAGCCGTTTTTTTAACGCAGCATGGCCGAGCGCAGTAGTTTTCACACAGTCTGGAAGACGCGGATTATGCCTCACCGGCCCAGGTCAGGGTTCTACTCGCATCCAGCCGGCCAGACGCGCCAGCATGGCGTCACAGCGGGCCAGTTGATCGAGACTGACGAACTCGTCCGGCTTGTGCCCCTGCTCCATGCTGCCGGGGCCGCAGACCACGGTGGCCACGCCGGCCTCGTCGAACAGACCGCCTTCGGTGCCGAAGGCGACGGTGGTGAAGTCCTCGCGCTCGGCGATCAGCGCCAGCAACCGCGCCGCCTCGCTGGCAGCGTCGGTAAGCAGGCCGGGATAGCTGGACAGCTCGCTGAAGCGAATGTCGCTGGCCGCGCTCACCGCACGCATGCGCGGCAGCAGCTCACGCTCGGCGTAGTCGCGCAGCTCGGCGGCGACCTGCTGCGGATCGTCGGCCGGCAGCGCGCGCATCTCGAAGTCGAAGCGGCATTCGGCGGGCACGATATTCAAGGCACGGCCGCCCTGGATCAGGCCGGTCTGCACCGTGGAGTAGGGCGGATCGAAGCGGCCGTCATGGTGCTCGGGCGCGGCCAGGCGTTCACCGATCTCACCGAGGCGGCCGATCAGCTTCGCCGCGTACTCGATGGCATTCACCCCCTGCGGCGCATAGGCCGAATGGCAGGCAGCGCCATGTACTTCACAGCGCATCGCCAGCTTGCCCTTGTGGCCAAGCACCGGACGCATCTCGCTGGGCTCGCCGATCAGGCAGATGGCCGGGCGCTCGGGGCTGGCGCGCAGGCGCTCGACCAGGCTGCGCACGCCGAGGCAGCCGACCTCCTCGTCGTAGGAAATGGCGATGTGCAGCGGTAGGCGCAGCGGTCGCTCCATAAATGCCGGCACGGCCGCCAGCACGCAGGCGATGAAGCCCTTCATGTCCGCCGTACCACGCCCGTACAGGCGGCCGTCGCGCTCGCTCAGGGCGAAGGCTGGCAGCGTCCAGGCCTGGCCGTCGACCGGCACCACGTCACTGTGCCCGGAGAGCATCACCCCGCCCGCCCCGGCCGGGCCGATACGCGCATAGAGGTTGGCCTTGCTGCGTTCGGCGTTGAACAGCAGCTCGCTGTCGATGCCAAGCCCGGCCAGATAGGCACGCACGTAATCGATCAGCGCCAGGTTGGATTCGCGGCTGGTGGTGTCGAAGGCGATCAGGTCGGCGAGCAGGTCGCGGCTGGTGGGCATGGGCGGTTACCGGTGAAAGGTTGATCGATGACCCTGTGGGAGGCGCTTCAGCGGCGACGACGGGTACGCGCCAAGTCGCGGCTAAAGCCCCTCCCACAGGTCGTCCCCCCTACTCGTCGCCCGGCACGCCGTAACTCGGCGCGGCGGTGGGATCGAGGGCGCGGGTGATGTAATCGTGCAGTTGCGGCTCGTAGGCGCGCCAGAGTTTATCCAGCTCGCCGATGGGATCGTGCTCGGCCCAGTCGACACGCAGGTCGACCACCGGCCAGATAAGATCGCCGACCACCGACAGCGCCGCCGAATGCACCGGCCCGGCCTCGCCACCGGCCGCCATTGCCGCGTGCATGGCCGCCAGCAGACGATCCGGCAGGCCGCCGTCAGCCTGCTCGAAGGCCTCGACCATTGCGTCGATCACCGCCGTGGAAGCCAGCAGGTTGCCGGCCGCCACGCATTGCTCGCCGGCGCGCGCATGGTGCACGCCGAGGGCTTCGCTGCCGGAAAAGTGCGCGCTGGCGCCGTGGCTGTCGATCACCGTCACCTGGCGGTACTGGCCGTAGCCATTGCGCGCCAGCGCCTGCTCCAGCGCGCTGGCCGGCGCCTCGCCGGCCTCCAGGCGGTCGAGAATCTGCGGGCCAAGCGCCGGCAGGGTGATGTTCTGCGTCGACACCGCACCGACCCCGGCACGCAGCCAGGGGCAGCGGGCGCCGACGGCGATGCTGGAGGAGCTGATGGCGATGCCGAGGTGCCCGGTTTCCGGGCAGCGGCCGACGATGGAGAAGGTCATGCCTGGCCCCCGGCGCTCGGCCAGTCATCGGGAATCACGGCGATCACGTCGATCTCCATCAGCCATTGCGGCTGGCCGAGCGCCGAGACCACCAGCCCGGTGGAGATCGGGAACACGCCCTTGAGCCATTTGCCGACCTCCTTGTACACCGGCTCGCGATAGCGCGGGTCGATGATGTAGGTGGTGGTCTTGACGATGTGCGAGAGGTCGCTGCCGGCTTCTTCCAGCAGTTGCTTGAGGTTCTTCATCGCCTGCTCGGTCTGCGCCTGCGGGTCACCGAGGCCGACCAGGTTGCCGTCGAAGTCGGTGCCGACCTGGCCGCGCACGTACACGGTGTTGCCGGCGCGCACGGCCTGGCACAGGTCGTTGTCCAGGGACTGGTTGGGGTAGGTGTCCTTGGTGTTGAACATGCGGATGCGGGTATGAGTAGGCATCAGCGGACTCCGGTGAGGCTGACTTTGCCAGCGCTGGATTCGAGGGTCGCGGCTTCGCGCTGGGCGGCGTCGCGGTAGGCGGTGTACTTGCGCTGGGTGGCGATGTGGTCGGCGATGTGGCGGGCGTCGTGCCACACGCCCCAGATGAAGGTGGAGCCACGGCGCGACAGCCAGGGCAGGCCGACGAAATACACCCCCGGCTCGCTGGAGACGCCGCGCTGGTGTTTGGGCTTGCCGTTGGCGTCGAAGGCATCGACCTGCAGCCAGCTGAAGTCCGTGGCGTAGCCGGTGGCCCAGATGATCGAGGTGACGCCAGCGGCGGCCAGGTCGAGGCTTTGCAGCGGCTCGCGGACGCACGCCGGCTCAGGGAAGCGGCGGCGCGCCTCGGGCTCTTCAGGCAGATCGAGGCCGTTGCGTTCGACATAGGCATCGGCGGCATCGAGCAGCGACAGGTAGTTCTCGTCACCGCGCGCCAGGTTCTCCGCCAGGTCATCGGCGAACCGCGCCACGCCAGCCTCGAAGGCTCGGGTCAGGCCGACCAGGGTGATGCCCTGCGCGGCCAGCTCACGAAAATCGATGGTGCGCCCGCCATGAGCACCGCTGACGGCGATGGTCACGTGCTCCTTGCCCGGCTGCACGGTTTCCAGATCCCACAGGCCGAGCACGCCGAGCCACCAGACGAAATCGCGCCCACGGTAGCTGCGCGGCGGCCGGTCGTGGGCGCCGACCGAGAGATACACCTGGCGCCCGGCGCGGTTCA
It encodes:
- a CDS encoding MurR/RpiR family transcriptional regulator, translated to MAGESDMLDGKMQHLEGKLTPAERTLWVYIQANLETLAFENGASLAAKSGVSPNTVSRFLRRLGYKGLKSLKDELRDEVRVQSLLNPALIERVEQPEDLVAHLNEEVEALRAFAELLGSQHWRDIVARVGDAERVFVCGFQTIRGLAEDFANRLALVRSGVEFLDLYSGVLGQWLDSHNQRCCVILIDIAPYADAGIAFANNCLKQNTDLVVFTDEYGIAKHIDTPYIVTMKTKTGLILESTGGLTSALNVLLHCVASDHKDQLKERLGAYRARVESLKLYRS
- a CDS encoding LysE family translocator, producing MQEMIALVGIVVALGLGAASPGPSFVMVAREAVAISRLNALAAALGMGLGGLLFATAALLGLQALFQAVPLAYLLLKVLGGLYLAYLGYRIFRGAREPLALAVTDEAPRRPLRQSFLLGLSTQVSNPKTAIVYASVFASFLPGAVSWTLALGLLLSVFLVEFGWYAIVATLLSASASRRAYLRCKGWVDRLAGAIMVGLGIRLIAGAARP
- a CDS encoding ABC transporter permease — its product is MRMRERLRLVGLLTPVTLIIGVFFLAPLAIMAVYSLLEPGLYGGVEWSFYPDNFGRVLGWADGTNEEFDPVYLEIILRSFKLAGLTVLATLALCYPAAFWVARQPERMRNFCLFLITLPFFTSLIVRLYAWLLILRPSGVINTTLLALGIHNPVELIYTETAVLIGMTYIFIPFMFMPVYASVEKLDKRLLEASADLGASRWQSFWKVIFPLTLPGIAAGSIIVFIPSLGNFIVPSLLGGARVLMIGSLVEQQFLAARNWPFGAALAMLLMAAVLVCLVLYVLAQGRNSAQEASR
- the argE gene encoding acetylornithine deacetylase; translation: MPTSRDLLADLIAFDTTSRESNLALIDYVRAYLAGLGIDSELLFNAERSKANLYARIGPAGAGGVMLSGHSDVVPVDGQAWTLPAFALSERDGRLYGRGTADMKGFIACVLAAVPAFMERPLRLPLHIAISYDEEVGCLGVRSLVERLRASPERPAICLIGEPSEMRPVLGHKGKLAMRCEVHGAACHSAYAPQGVNAIEYAAKLIGRLGEIGERLAAPEHHDGRFDPPYSTVQTGLIQGGRALNIVPAECRFDFEMRALPADDPQQVAAELRDYAERELLPRMRAVSAASDIRFSELSSYPGLLTDAASEAARLLALIAEREDFTTVAFGTEGGLFDEAGVATVVCGPGSMEQGHKPDEFVSLDQLARCDAMLARLAGWMRVEP
- a CDS encoding RidA family protein; amino-acid sequence: MPTHTRIRMFNTKDTYPNQSLDNDLCQAVRAGNTVYVRGQVGTDFDGNLVGLGDPQAQTEQAMKNLKQLLEEAGSDLSHIVKTTTYIIDPRYREPVYKEVGKWLKGVFPISTGLVVSALGQPQWLMEIDVIAVIPDDWPSAGGQA
- a CDS encoding ABC transporter ATP-binding protein; the encoded protein is MTAFTKTAPVVEIRGAVKHYRAPEGHLVRALDGLDLAVGSNEFVTLLGPSGCGKTTLLRTISGFEQLDGGELLIQGQPMNHVPPHRRPVHTVFQSYALFPHMSIGDNVGYALDVRGVGKAEKRQRVGEALEMVGLAGMERRKPGQLSGGQQQRVALARAIVDRPALLLLDEPLSALDRQLRQAMQRELKNLQHELGIAFVFVTHDQEEALTMSDRIVVLNGGHIQQIGAPAEIYHRPANAFVAGFIGESNLLDVHVGSVNDGIAYLLDSQGDLLQARHPGLRVGQYAQLMLRPEQFHLQCPGEGFAALEGRLEQLLFIGKDFELLLRTSHGRLVKAVLRDAAQQGLQRLRSGDSVQLWYGLEAAHLIPGGA
- a CDS encoding polyamine ABC transporter substrate-binding protein, with translation MPILRHLALCVALGSGLVTGAAQAAEELRLYNWGDYINPEVLTRFTAETGIKVSLDTYGSNEEMLAKLQAGAKGYDIVFPSVHMHDTMAALGLLEKTDINQDAAFANIDPAFLRSKSDPKGEYCMPYAWGSVGIFYNKNKVSKPIESWDDFFAEAKAGKKVIMLDDMRETLGVGLIKDGKSVNSTDPAELKQAADWLIERKPLISAFTYDSVPMVQSGDAAAAHYFVGAMMYVKQDPQNLAYVIPKEGATMYQEDMCVLKSAPNKANAKRFMSFFLQPEIAALNTAQQMNGTPNKEALKLLPAELRDNPQVNPPADVMAKLQIFQDLGKGLKQYDRVWTRVRTAN
- a CDS encoding flavin-containing monooxygenase is translated as MTDLKQSAFPSPAGRVPATLEIDTLVVGAGQAGVAMSEHLGKLGVPHLVLEKSRIAEAWRTVRWDSLVTNGPVWHDRFPGLEFPDLGPDDFAHKDQVADYFEAYAQMIDAPIRTGVEVKQVVRAPGRAGFIVETSEGTLHANRVVAATGPFQRPVIPAIAPQDESLLQIHSANYRNPQQLPEGAVLVVGAGSSGVQIADELNRAGRQVYLSVGAHDRPPRSYRGRDFVWWLGVLGLWDLETVQPGKEHVTIAVSGAHGGRTIDFRELAAQGITLVGLTRAFEAGVARFADDLAENLARGDENYLSLLDAADAYVERNGLDLPEEPEARRRFPEPACVREPLQSLDLAAAGVTSIIWATGYATDFSWLQVDAFDANGKPKHQRGVSSEPGVYFVGLPWLSRRGSTFIWGVWHDARHIADHIATQRKYTAYRDAAQREAATLESSAGKVSLTGVR
- a CDS encoding DUF1028 domain-containing protein, encoding MTFSIVGRCPETGHLGIAISSSSIAVGARCPWLRAGVGAVSTQNITLPALGPQILDRLEAGEAPASALEQALARNGYGQYRQVTVIDSHGASAHFSGSEALGVHHARAGEQCVAAGNLLASTAVIDAMVEAFEQADGGLPDRLLAAMHAAMAAGGEAGPVHSAALSVVGDLIWPVVDLRVDWAEHDPIGELDKLWRAYEPQLHDYITRALDPTAAPSYGVPGDE
- a CDS encoding DUF998 domain-containing protein — its product is MKNIDRVLLGLGVFIPFWLLFGVLLTALAYPGYSHLDQAMSQLGAQGSPTQGFSAWVNNLPLGVFFVLFAVGVMRQVRGSRLALFSAGLILIHGLASFATGYFACDQGCAPEQPSFSQQMHNLAGLVMFLSLTLASLLWGFLSKRLLGSRGFGLFSIACTLLAVATVVLMAQAVETGYSFGLYQRINYGISVFWVAGLALMLSRGRCEQLRFGSV